The region TCCTTCAAAGCCTGAATAATCTCTTCATTAAGTTGTTTTAATTCCTGATCTTTATTCACCTCAGCTGGACTAATCTTTGTAACATCAGTTTTTACATATCCTGTAGAATCGGTTTTGTCATTGATAAATTTATCCGGATTTTTCTTGCAGGCGATTACACTTAGAATGAGTAATGAAACAAATAGTTTTTTCATATTTTTTAATGTTTGCTGTAAAAATTCACCAAAAGCAATGCCATATTTGAATGAGATACAGATTGATGATTATCTCCATAGTTTTTTTGTATACCGCTAAAAGCTCTTTGCATCATGTTTTTTGTATTTTTGTTAGATGGAAATTTTGGATATTCTTATTATCGGCGGAGGTCCCATCGGATTGAATTGTGCATTGGAAGCTCAGAAAAACAATCTTACTTATTTAATTATCGAAAAGGGAACCATTGTAAATTCTTTATATCATTATCCTTTATACATGAGATTCTTCTCAACTGCAGAAAAGCTGGAGATTGACAATATTCCTTTCATATCGACCTCTCCAAAACCCGGCAGACAGGAAGCCTTGGAATACTATCAGGGAATTACAAGACAACGAAATCTAAGCATCAACTTATACGAAAAGGTTGAAAAAGTATCCAAAGAAAATGAAATCTTTACCATTGAAACCACAAAAGGAAAATATCACGCTAAAAATGTCATTATCTCTACCGGATTTTATGATATTCCGAACATGATGAATATTCCGGGAGAAAACTTACCGAAAGTAAAACATTATTATACGGAACCCTATCCTTATGCGCAACAGAAAATTGTGGTCATAGGATCAAGCAATTCTGCGGTAGACGCGGCATTGGAAACGTATAGAAAAGGCGCGGAAGTTACGATGATTATTCGTCATTCTGAAATTTCAAAAAGTGTAAAATACTGGGTGAAACCGGATATTGAAAACAGAATTGCGGAAGGAAGTATTAAAGCATTCTTTAATTCAGAAATTATGGAAATTAAGGAGCATTCTGTCATTTTTAAAGATGAAAAGGGAGAAATCAAAGAAATTGAAAATGATTTTGTCTTAGCAATGACAGGTTATCTTCCCGATTTTGATTTCCTGAAAAACTCAGGAATTGAGTTACAAGGAGATTGCCTGAATCCAGTTTATCATCCTGAAACCATGGAAACCAATATCCCTAATTTATATCTTGCAGGTGTAGTGTGTGGCGGAAAAGACACTCATCTTTGGTTTATTGAAAATTCAAGAATTCATGCTGAAATGATTGTAAAAAATATTCTTTCGAAGTCCTAAATCTATTTTATTTTTTAAGGATTCAATAATAAAAGACAAGCTTTAAAAAAGCTTGCCTTTTTGACGAAATTTCATTTTTATCCTTCTATTTCTAACTCTTCTTTTTTATCTCCAATCAACCAAGGAACAATAAAATAAAAAGCAATGGCAATAATTGACGCCAATATTCCCGTTCCGATCCACAATACATTGAATCCGAATTTTTCAGCAATTAAAGTTCCCAAATACGGAGTGACAATAAATGCTACGGAAAATGAAATTCCATTCAATCCCATATAAGCTCCCTTATTGTTTTTACCGGATCTCAAAGCTGTAATGGTTGACATGAAAGGTAATGTCCAGATTTCTCCAATACAAAGCAACGTCATGGAAATTATTAACGTAATGATGCTGTAATCAAATGCCATCATAGCATACGAAAACCCGCAAATAAAGGTTCCCAAAAGCATCGTTACTGCCAGATTAAAATACTTTTCTGCAATTTGTACAAATCCCATTTCAAGCAGTACAATCAGAAAACCACTATATCCTAAAATATATCCTATATTCTGCTGGCTTAGTTTTGCTGTATCCTTATAGAAAATCGTTAAGGTACTGAATAACTGAAAAAAGCAAATAGAGAACAGCATACAAAAGAAACAGTAAATCAAGAATTTACCATCCCGATACGGCGAATTTTCTTTCTTTATTTCAACAGCCTCTTTCACCTTTTTAGCTTTCAATCTGGCAATTTTATTACGCTTTCTGAAAAATATAATATAGAGAATTCCCGCCGACAAAGCTGCTAAAGCATTGGAGAAAAACAAAAATTCGTATGAAATAGCAGATAAGATTCCACCCAAAGCAGGACCTATTGAAAACCCTAAATTGACCGCCATTCTATTTAATGAAAAGGCTCTGGTTATATTTTCAGGTTTTGCATATTTTGTAATCGCCACTGAGTTTGCCGGACGGAAAGCATCACTGATAATACTCTGAAGTAAAATAATCGCAGCCACTCCAACTTCTGTTTTGAAAACTGGAATTAAACAAAACAGAGGAACACTCAACAGCAGGCTCATATACTGAACTTTATATTCTCCTATTTTATCGGTAATATAGCCTCCCAACCATGATCCTATTACAGATCCGATCCCGAAAAAACTGAGGACAATTCCCGTATTTTCTATACTGAATTTTAAATGATCAGTCATATAAACTCCCAGAAACGGAAGTACCATTGAACCTGCCCGATTAATAAGCATTACCAACGCAAGCATCCAGCTTTCCCGAGAAAGCCCTTTGAAAGAATTGGTATATAAATGTATAATTTTCACAATTTTTATATTTTATGATGATTTGATTTGTTTAAATAAAAAACAGGACTTAAAAAAATTAAGCCCTGTTTTCATTTATATAAATAAACAATTTTTACTCCGGCTTATAAGAGTCTTTTAAGGTCACGGTTCTGTTGAACACAAAATTTGTATCCGTAGAATCCTGATCCTTTGTAAAATAGCCAATTCTCTGGAATTGAAGAGGTTCTCCAACTGCAACATCTTTTAAACTAGGCTCAGCAAATCCTTGAACTGTAGTTACAGAATCCGGATTGATGAAATTTAAGAAATCCACATCTTTCTCTGCATCAGGCTGTTCTACCGTGAATAATTTATCATAATTTCTTACTTCCACAGGAATTGCATGTTTTGCAGAAACCCAATGAATCGTACCTTTTACTTTTCTTAAGCTTTCTTCAGTTCCGCTTCCTGACTTAGATTTTTCATCATAAGTCGCATAAATGGTAGTAATATTTCCGTTTTCGTCTTTCTCTACTCTTTCACCTTTAATGATGTAAGCAGATTTTAAACGGACTTCCCCTCCCAATTTCAATCTAAAGAACTTATTATTGGCTTCTTCCTTGAAATCTTCACGTTCAATATATAATTCTCTGGAGAATGGAATTTCTCTGGTTCCTGCATTTTCCTGTTCAGGATTATTTTCAGTTTCCAGCCATTCTTCCTGTCCTTCAGGATAGTTTTCAATGATTAATTTCACCGGATCAACTACCGTCATTACACGCTTCGCCACTTTGTTTAAGTCTTCACGAACGCAGAATTCCAATAACTGAAGCTCAATTAAATTTTCTCTTTTGGCAACTCCTACTTTCTCAATAAAATTCCTGATAGAAGTAGCGGTATACCCTTTTCTTCTCATTCCGGAAATTGTAGGCATTCTCGGATCATCCCAACCGTTCACTACATTTTCAGCGATCAGCCTTTGCAGTTTTCTTTTGGAAGTGATCATATAAGAAACATTCATCCTTGCAAATTCTCTCTGCTTGTTTCTCACCTTACCTTCATCATATACCTGATCCAGATACCAGTCATAAAGCGGTCTGTGATTTT is a window of Candidatus Chryseobacterium colombiense DNA encoding:
- a CDS encoding glutamine--tRNA ligase/YqeY domain fusion protein codes for the protein MEEEKKSLNFIEQIIEDDLANGLGRDQIRFRFPPEPNGYLHVGHTKAICINFGLGEKYNAPVNLRFDDTNPEKEEQEFVDSIMKDVEWLGFKWDKVLYASDYFQQLYDWAVQLIKERKAYVDEQPSEVITEQRKNPAEPGIESPYRNRPVEESLDLFEKMKNGEFESGSMSLRAKIDMTSPNMNMRDPVMYRILNKPHHRTGTDWKIYPMYDWAHGESDYIEQISHSLCSLEFENHRPLYDWYLDQVYDEGKVRNKQREFARMNVSYMITSKRKLQRLIAENVVNGWDDPRMPTISGMRRKGYTATSIRNFIEKVGVAKRENLIELQLLEFCVREDLNKVAKRVMTVVDPVKLIIENYPEGQEEWLETENNPEQENAGTREIPFSRELYIEREDFKEEANNKFFRLKLGGEVRLKSAYIIKGERVEKDENGNITTIYATYDEKSKSGSGTEESLRKVKGTIHWVSAKHAIPVEVRNYDKLFTVEQPDAEKDVDFLNFINPDSVTTVQGFAEPSLKDVAVGEPLQFQRIGYFTKDQDSTDTNFVFNRTVTLKDSYKPE
- a CDS encoding MFS transporter is translated as MKIIHLYTNSFKGLSRESWMLALVMLINRAGSMVLPFLGVYMTDHLKFSIENTGIVLSFFGIGSVIGSWLGGYITDKIGEYKVQYMSLLLSVPLFCLIPVFKTEVGVAAIILLQSIISDAFRPANSVAITKYAKPENITRAFSLNRMAVNLGFSIGPALGGILSAISYEFLFFSNALAALSAGILYIIFFRKRNKIARLKAKKVKEAVEIKKENSPYRDGKFLIYCFFCMLFSICFFQLFSTLTIFYKDTAKLSQQNIGYILGYSGFLIVLLEMGFVQIAEKYFNLAVTMLLGTFICGFSYAMMAFDYSIITLIISMTLLCIGEIWTLPFMSTITALRSGKNNKGAYMGLNGISFSVAFIVTPYLGTLIAEKFGFNVLWIGTGILASIIAIAFYFIVPWLIGDKKEELEIEG
- a CDS encoding YpdA family putative bacillithiol disulfide reductase, translated to MEILDILIIGGGPIGLNCALEAQKNNLTYLIIEKGTIVNSLYHYPLYMRFFSTAEKLEIDNIPFISTSPKPGRQEALEYYQGITRQRNLSINLYEKVEKVSKENEIFTIETTKGKYHAKNVIISTGFYDIPNMMNIPGENLPKVKHYYTEPYPYAQQKIVVIGSSNSAVDAALETYRKGAEVTMIIRHSEISKSVKYWVKPDIENRIAEGSIKAFFNSEIMEIKEHSVIFKDEKGEIKEIENDFVLAMTGYLPDFDFLKNSGIELQGDCLNPVYHPETMETNIPNLYLAGVVCGGKDTHLWFIENSRIHAEMIVKNILSKS